The Pecten maximus chromosome 14, xPecMax1.1, whole genome shotgun sequence genome includes a region encoding these proteins:
- the LOC117341629 gene encoding uncharacterized protein LOC117341629: MDTLIDALDGDKWEEVEESSLGEGFVTYHVNRNHKRLDTSSLTMLIAEEEGDGKNVTLAGTKANKDPLKNIGQCDLKLDTEGKFIIGINLDGDCVVCK; encoded by the exons ATGGACACCTTGATTGATGCACTTGACGGCGATAAGTGGGAGGAGGTTGAGGAGTCCAGTCTAGGAGAAG GTTTTGTGACGTACCACGTGAACCGGAACCACAAACGCCTTGATACCAGTAGCCTTACAATGTTGATAGCCGAAGAGGAGGGAGATGGGAAAAACGTGACCCTGGCAGGCACAAAGGCCAACAAAGACCCACTCAAAAATATTGGACAATGTGACCTGAAACTAGATACCGAAGGCAAGTTCATCATCGGCATCAACCTGGACGGCGACTGCGTCGTGTGTAAATAG